The Sulfolobus islandicus Y.N.15.51 sequence TTGACTTGGGCAAAGAAGAGGGTGAGAAGTGTGTCAAATGCATGGAAAAATTACTCTCTCTATTCTGACCTAATGGAGATTTACAAGGAAGAGGAAACGGAGGCTAAGGAATACATATCGTCGATTTGTAGAAAAGAATACACTGTTATCCTCTTTGGCTCTAGGGCTAGGGGTGACAACAAGGTTTACAGTGATTGGGATATCTTAGTTATAGGGAAAGAGAAACCCCCATTACCACCTTCATCAGTGGATTTACATTATGTTAACGTTGATGAAATTGAGGAGAAGATTATGGAGTTCAATACGATTTTTATTGACGCCTTTTACGAGGGTAAGCTTCTGTGCGATAATCTTTCGACGTATCAAAAAATAAGAGGGAAAGTGTTAGAGAGAATCAAGGGATATAAAAAGACCAGAGAAGGATGGTTTAGAGAAAACGATTAGTGTTTTGTTAGGGGGATCTCGAAATATTTAAGAACTTCAGCTTTTATCTTTGTAACCATTCATATAACTCCTTAAAATCCCTTACCACAATATCCGGTTCATAACCTAATGGGTCAACTGGCATATTTCTCCTATTAACGTATATGCTCTTCATTCCACCATTCTTAGCACCAATAACATCAAATGGATTTGATGAGACCAGATAAGCCTCTCCATTAACTGCCTCAAGGAAGTATTTGTAGACCTTAGGTGAGGGTTTATATTCCTTTACCCTTTCTGCGCTAAATATTCCTTTAAAATAGCTAGACAAACCATTAAGTTTTAAAAGTTCCTCTATAGCCTTAGTCGTACCATTTGATAAAATGTAAATATCAGATATTGTGGAGATGTCCTTTAAATAGATTGCATCTTGATGTGCTCTTAGATTTCTCCACTTATTCAATTCTTCCTCTATTTTATCCTCTCCTAGGATGTAGCTTATTGCCATTTTGGTTATCTCATCGAAATCCACATATCTTCCCATTATGGTTAATAGCCAAGTATACTCTAGCTGTTTCCTTCTCATTTCTTGTGAAATTCCTGATAGATCCAAAATTGTACCGTACAAGTCAAATGCCAAAATTTTCTTTTCTTTTCCCATATATTTTTTAATGCTCTTATGTATATAAGCAATTGTAAAGATTCCGTACGTTATTACACCATTAAGTCGTACTAACTTTCGGGAATCTCGTTAGTGTTAGATTTA is a genomic window containing:
- a CDS encoding nucleotidyltransferase domain-containing protein; protein product: MSNAWKNYSLYSDLMEIYKEEETEAKEYISSICRKEYTVILFGSRARGDNKVYSDWDILVIGKEKPPLPPSSVDLHYVNVDEIEEKIMEFNTIFIDAFYEGKLLCDNLSTYQKIRGKVLERIKGYKKTREGWFREND
- a CDS encoding haloacid dehalogenase type II: MGKEKKILAFDLYGTILDLSGISQEMRRKQLEYTWLLTIMGRYVDFDEITKMAISYILGEDKIEEELNKWRNLRAHQDAIYLKDISTISDIYILSNGTTKAIEELLKLNGLSSYFKGIFSAERVKEYKPSPKVYKYFLEAVNGEAYLVSSNPFDVIGAKNGGMKSIYVNRRNMPVDPLGYEPDIVVRDFKELYEWLQR